The Triticum aestivum cultivar Chinese Spring chromosome 7B, IWGSC CS RefSeq v2.1, whole genome shotgun sequence genome window below encodes:
- the LOC123160998 gene encoding uncharacterized protein encodes MLKFLSRVVVEYNPLDPRKAAAVELLAQCNGRKAKDSNPTCSVELRRLPSPAAADDPKAQPPPRVLVTYLNGAEEAFVAADGATAQGMREQILARGRLLETEQLFREAGEKWPVVIPEEELGMSFPGIKPKKAEEKPQAA; translated from the exons ATGCTCAAGTTCCTGTCCAGGGTGGTGGTGGAGTACAACCCTCTGGACCCGCGCAAGGCGGCGGCCGTGGAGCTCCTCGCGCAGTGCAACGGCCGCAAGGCCAAGGACTCAAACCCCACCTGCTCCGTCGAGCTGCGGCGCCTGCCCTCCCCGGCCGCGGCCGACgaccccaaggcccagccgcccccgcGCGTCCTCGTCACCTACCTCAACGGCGCCGAGGAGGCCTTCGTCGCCGCCGACGGCGCCACCGCGCAGGGCATGCGCGAGCAGATCCTCGCCCGCGGCCGCCTCCTCGAGACCGAGCAGCTCTTCCGCGAGGCCGGGGAGAAGTGGCCCGTCGTCATCcccgaggaggagctcggcatgTCATTCCCCGGTATCAAG CCAAAGAAAGCCGAGGAGAAGCCCCAGGCTGCCTGA